Proteins encoded together in one Vanessa cardui chromosome 19, ilVanCard2.1, whole genome shotgun sequence window:
- the LOC124538093 gene encoding uncharacterized protein LOC124538093 produces the protein MLALMLILPFVLRPSEATYVISLYGDVYTDVEFFTRTFPWIIDNIGGEITVDYYLQGSGRYSVPHMCALNEMKMNTFLQAQYLKCEAEGNPSEICLCEAGIDPKKYKHCVLTKGNYASLSASKYNQLGIDASPIIEIGYKNTIFGVDDSWYLKKICTIFGDNPPRGCRRPFSCNGTEIVSDRKGVVNFDCLHCHKFNVQQDETPYTGPPLNANLEVQLWAAHRQLKKELEKTLNLLRLVGEVFPGNRAGHSTIDALKHPEDPDIGGGSPRERSPNGITGRGGRL, from the exons ATGCTAGCATTAATGTTAATATTGCCTTTCGTTCTTCGGCCTTCTGAGGCCACATATGTCATATCTCTTTACGGTGATGTTTATACAGACGTGGAGTTCTTTACGAGGACGTTTCCATGGATAATAGATAACATTGGAGGGGAGATCACCGTGGACTACTATTTGCAAGGAAGTGGGAGGTACTCTGTGCCCCATATGTGCGCATTGAACGAAATGAAGATGAACACATTTCTCCAGGCACAGTACTTGAAATGCGAAGCTGAAG GTAACCCAAGTGAAATATGTCTCTGTGAAGCAGGTATCGATCCCAAGAAGTATAAGCACTGTGTCCTAACCAAAGGCAATTATGCCAGTCTTTCAGCATCCAAGTACAACCAGCTTGGCATCGACGCCAGTCCAATAATAGAAATCGGTTATAAAAACACGATCTTTGGAGTTGATGACAGTTGGTATTTGAAGAAGATTTGCACAATATTCGGCGATAATCCACCAAGAGGCTGTCGAAGACCATTTTCTTGTAATGGAACTGAAATTGTTAGTGACAGAAAAGGAGTCGTTAATTTCGACTGTCTTCATTGTCATAAGTTTAATGTTCAACAAGATGAAACACCATAtacagggccgcc TCTCAACGCCAACTTAGAGGTACAGCTGTGGGCCGCACATCGCCAGTTGAAAAAGGAGTTAGAAAAGAcgttaa atctcctgcgactgGTCGGGGAGGTATTTCCGGGAAACCGGGCGGGACActcaaccatcgatgccctaaaacaccctgaagacccggaTATTGGAGGCGGTAgtccaagggaacgtagtcctaacggtatcaccggacgtggcgGACGACTTtaa